The stretch of DNA GTCGCCGCAGACTAACATATAGGGCACACGTCGTAGAGTATGTTCGCGGATTTTAAAGCCTATTTTCTCATTTCTCAAGTCCGCTTTAGCACGAATGCCAGCAGCCTGAAGTTTTTTCGTTAATTCTTCGACATATCCGGCCTGAGCATCGGTAATATTCATTACCACTACTTGCTGCGGAGCCAACCATGTCGGGAAGAAACCTGCACATTCTTCAGTCAGAATACCGATAAAGCGTTCTAATGAACCTAAAATGGCGCGGTGAATCATCACCGGCACGTGACGCTCGTTATCTTCACCAACAAAAGAAGCGCTTAAACGCTCTGGTAATGAAAAGTCGAGCTGCACAGTACCACACTGCCATGCACGATCCAAACTATCATGCAAAGTAAATTCAATTTTAGGACCGTAAAATGCCCCTTCGCCCGGCTGATAATCAAATTCCAGACCGTTCGCTGTCAATGCTTCGGCCAGATCGTGCTCGGCTCTGTCCCACATAGCATCAGTACCAATGCGCTTTGCAGGGCGAGTTGATAGTTTTACACTAATATTTTCAAAACCAAAAGTGCTATACAGATCGTAAACCATTTTAATACAGCTGGTTACTTCTTCTCTCACCTGCTCTTCGGTACAGAAAATATGCGCATCGTCCTGAGTAAAGCCACGAACTCGCATTAAACCATGCAGAGAACCAGAAGGTTCATTACGATGGCAGCTACCAAACTCAGCCATTCTCAACGGCAGGTCACGATATGATTTTAGACCCTGATTGAAAATCTGCACGTGTCCCGGGCAATTCATTGGCTTAATACAGTATTCACGGTTCTCTGAAGAAGTTGTGAACATAGCTTCTTTATAGTTTTCCCAGTGCCCGGTTTTTTCCCACAGCACGCGGTCCATCATAAATGGCCCTTTCACTTCCTGATAATCGTATTCTCTGAGCTTCATACGCACAAAGGCTTCCAGCTCGCGGAAAATTGTCCAGCCATCGTTGTGCCAGAACACCATACCCGGCGCTTCTTCCTGCATATGATACAGGTCAAGCTGCTTACCGATACGGCGATGGTCACGCTTGGCAGCTTCTTCCAGACGCAGCAAATAAGCCGCTAATTGTTTTTTATCAGCCCATGCGGTGCCATAAATACGCTGCAGCATTTTATTATTGCTGTCACCACGCCAGTAAGCTCCGGAAACTTTTTGCAGCTTAAAGTTATGACAGAAACGCATGTTCGGCACGTGTGGACCACGACACATGTCGATATATTCTTCATGATGATACAGCGCCGGATGAGCGTCACGGCTGATGTTTTCATCAAGAATACGTAATTTATAAATTTCACCACGAGATTCGAAAGTATCCCGTGCTTCTTGCCAGCTAACCTTTTTCTTGATTACGTCGTAATCTTTCTTAACCAGCTCCATCATGCGCTGTTCAAGCAGATCAATATCTTCCTGATTTAACGTCCTGTCGATATCAACGTCGTAGTAAAAACCATTATCAATGGTTGGACCAATTGCCATTTTAGTATCAGGCCAAAGCTGTTTGATTGCGTGGCCTAACAGATGCGCACATGAGTGGCGGATAATTTCCAGGCCATCATCATCTTTGGCGGTAATAATTTCCAGATTGGCGTCGTTTTCAATCAGATCGCAAGCGTCAATGCGCTCACCGTTAATACGACCGGCGATACAGGCTTTAGCCAGACCGGGACCGATATCACGAGCAATATCCATAACTGAAACAGCATGGTCATACTGACGTTGGCTTCCATCAGGAAGAGTAATAACTGGCATTATAATTCCTTAGTTACAGTGGTGACCCATACGCAAGATCACATGCAAACAATATTTTTTATATTTAAATCAATGGACTGATGCCTTTTTCGACTCACAATTATCGAATGGCCACTCAATTGTGTACACACATTGACTTGTCGGTTTACGTTTTATAAAAACGAAGGGCGAATTTTACCACTGAGTACCGTGGCTGGATAGTACAAAATAAAAAAGCCTGATAACACAAGAGATAACTCGCCGGATCAATTGAACATAATTAACGAACCTGTCGTGGTGGAAGATAAACGGTAAATTCATTAATCGGATAAATTAATACGTTATAGGGGGATTGTTGTTCAGATTCAGTCAGTAATCCTAATCGGATTAACAGGTCAAAACGTGCGTTTATCAGGCGCCCTGGTGAGACATTAAGCTGTTTATGCCAGACCTGATAACTACCCAATTTTCCATCACGACGATAAAAAAATCCGTTCAGTGGATGAGTCAGATAAACCATGCCGGTTTCCAGATCGGGAAATCCGGGAAGCGTAATCGTATCATCAAGGTTATGAGCTAGCTCCACACTGGCTGATGCCCATTCTGCCTGAGTTTCCATTCGGTATTTAGTATAGCAAGCCAGTTTTTCGTCATATTCACAGTCAAACATGACTTTTCCACTGTACCAGGGCAAATTCCATAATAGCCGGGGAACAAACAGCGTCCACGAATCCAGTGTCGTGCCCAAAAACCAGACGCATTTCTCTCCTGTTACCGTATCAATCACATAAATGCGATAGTTGGTTTGTCCCATGGTAAATTTTGGGAAAGGATAAACCGCAGAGGTAAAATCGACATCAACGAAAGGTACCACTGACAATAGCCCTTTCTCCTGACCATCAATCATAATGGTATCCAGTTTAAAACGTTCTGAAATCAAACCGTCAAACCGCTGGGGATCTATTGCATACGTGATAATGGAAAAGTGTTTCAGTCGACAAAAAACATCAATGCCTGTTGGCTTAGGTTGAGGATGAAGGAAATCTTCAAAAAATAGTGGTATCTGCACTATCACTCCCTGATTATCAGTGCCAATAACTAAAAACTCTGCCAAAGCTATTTTGGCAGAGTCTCATCGATAATTACAATTCATCGCCAAATAGCTGTTCTACCGCCTGTTGTGCGACCTGAATATGTTCACCGCCAAATAAATTGGCCCGGTTTAATAAATAGTAAAGTTGATATAACGGTTGGCGATCGATAAAGCTGGCAGGTAACGGCCAAACGCTCTGATAGCCATCGTATATTTGCGGTGGTAAATCAGGATACAGCGGCAACATAGCTAAATCACACTCACGATCGCCCCAGTAGCATGCCGGATCAAAGATTATCGGCCCCACCGCACTTACACCACAGTTTGCTGGCCATAAGTCGCCGTGAAGTAAAGATGGTTGTGGATGATGGCTTTTTAGTCGATGGCTGACAATATCGATAATGGTATCAATATCGCCATAGTGTAGCCCTTTTTCATCGGCCAGTTGAAGCTGCCACCCGATGCGCTGTTCGGCAAAGAACACATTCCAGTAACGCTGCCAGCGGTTAGGCTGTGGCGTGGTTGCCAAATCACTGTCAAAATCCAACCCAAACTGAGGTTGGTCACTCCACTGGTGTAATCGAGCCAATTGCTGTCCCAAACAATAAGCATGATGGGCATCCAATGGTTTTAACGGCAGATATTCCAGCAACAGAAAGCTAAAGTCTCGATCGTAACCAACACCATAAACCTCTGGTACCCGAACCGTACCACTCTTAGCTAAAGCCGTAAGCTGATCGAACTCCGCATTGAAGATAGGTAGAATATCCCGCGTGTCATACTTGATAAAAACCTCTTTTTTGCCGTTGCTTACCCGGCGAGCATGATGAATATCACCTCCTGATAGCTCCTCCTTTTCAGTAATTGTATAAGCCTCACCCAGATACTCACTTAATAAACGACTGACGGATTGCCACATGACATCACCCCAAGGTTATGATCAAGATAGACTCAGGTTAACCTTTTGATTCCAGCGAAACTTCGATCCAATGCACAGCTTTGGTCTAAAAAGATCGCTACATGTTGATTTTGATATCGCAGGCCGCAGGAGACCCAAAGATTAACCTACAGACGCGGTATAATTACCGGTCTGTAGCATTAAGCGTAGAAGGCAATGAGGGAATATTAAAGCCGATTGATCAGATACAGGATGATATAGATAAAAATACCCCATAAAACCGGAGAAACATACAACAACCCAAATTGGGCAAAGATTGAGGTATTAGGTATTGAGATCAGTTTTTCCAGATCCTTGAATGAACGGGCTTCATCGCCATTCATCGCTTCCAGTATGGCTCTTTCTCTTACCCCTTCTCTCACGTTATACACGCGCTTAGCCAAACGAGCACCGGAGGCCTGTAGCGCCAAGCCGACAAACATTAGCAAGAAGATCACAATGAACCATACGCTACCGCTGGCAGACCAATTACTAATGTCAGGTATTGGGGAATTGACCCAAAAATACTCCAGAAATGAAGTGTACTGACGCGCAATTTTAATAATGACCTGTAGAAAATCCATAATCATTGCGGTCATCTCTTGCATATTGGTTTTAGGTGCAACCAGATACTTCAGTACAGAGATGATCGTCGATATAAATGCCGGAATAAAAATAATGATCCCAGCAATACGTTTAATCAACGCGACTGTACTGGCCTGTTGGTGAGTCATTCTGCCTCCATGTTGAAACACCGATTCTTTATCAAATCAATCACAAAAAAATTATGTTCCAGTTTAATGGAACATAATATGATGGTTTCCAGAGAGGCTCATATCACATTGTTAAACAACAATATTTATCACTCCACCAGAAAGTATAAAGCTCGATACATATCATGTATCGAGCTTTTAATATATTAGTGAGTTACCGCAATCAGACTGTAAGTAACGATAACAAATAAAGCGAAAACTACTGTGCTCAGTGACCATCTCAATTCAGCAGACATATCTTTTTCCTTTATGTAAACGTGATTAGACACGGGAATCATTGTAAAGCGCTTAACAAAAATGTATACCCCAAAGCGATTTTTCCATGATATCTCTTGGACTTTTGTATCAAATGCGCCAAAATTCATCGCCTGTTATCACTGAAAGGCATATAAGCCACAAACAGTGATGGTTCAAGGAATTCTACACCGTTTTGCTTTTAATGTGTAATGCGTTGGTTATAAACAAAAGCAAACGTTAACATATCAGCTTACACTGTATGTGATACCAGTATAAGCTCAGGAGTGCTCTGTTTCATGGCAACTATAAAAGATGTGGCAAAACATGCTGGTGTTTCAACCACCACGGTCTCCCACGTTATTAATAAAACGCGTTTTGTCGCTGAAGATACCAAAGCTGCCGTATGGGCAGCCATTAAAGAGCTTAGTTATTCACCCAGCGCCGTTGCCCGTAGTCTGAAGGTAAATAACACCAAAACCATTGGTCTGTTGGCTACCGCCAGCGGCTCACCCTATTTTGCCGAAGTGATTCAGGCGGTTGAAGAAGCCTGCTATAAAAAAGGCTATACGCTGATTTTATGTAACACACAAAACGACCTGGAAAAGCAACAGGCCTATCTGGCTATGTTGGCACAAAAGCGTGTTGATGGCCTGTTAGTCATGTGTTCCGAATATCATCCTCCGTTACTCTCACTGTTAGAGAATTACCACGCAATTCCTATGATGGTAATGGACTGGAACAAACACAGCAACTTTACCGATAATATCGAAGATAATGGCTTTCATGGTGGTTATCTGGCTGCCCGTTATTTGATAGATCGCGGCCATCGGGAAATCGCAACCATCACCGGTCAGCTAAATGAATTTACCGGCCGTGAGCGTCACAAAGGTTTTCTTCATGCACTGAAAGAAGCCAATATTGAGATTCTCCCTGAGTGGATTATCGAAGCAGACTTCCAACCTCAGGAAGGCTACGATGGCGTGATGAAACTTATGAAGCTGAAAAAACGCCCTACTGCCTTGTTCTGCGGTGGTGATGTTATTGCAATGGGCGCTCTGTGCGCTGCCGGAGATATGGGTTTTAGCGTACCAGAAGATATTTCAGTCATTGGTTATGACAACATTCGTCATACTCGTTTCTATAATCCACCGCTAACTACCATTCAACAGCCAAAAGAGAGTCTGGCTGTAATGGCGCTGGATATGTTATTAGACAGGATTATCAATAAGCGTGAAACGTCCCACTCTATTGAACTACACCCTGAACTGGTTGAACGAAAATCTGTTACTGATGGCCCTTATTTGAAAAAATAGTCATCACTAAATTTTTGCTCCAGAATCAATTTCCACCATTGGTTTTGGAGCACCTTCCTTGCTCTAAATTGCCTTGATTTATCACGCCTCCAGCCTAATAACATAACTGCCAGTTTGATTCAGTC from Limnobaculum xujianqingii encodes:
- a CDS encoding DUF2071 domain-containing protein, with the protein product MQIPLFFEDFLHPQPKPTGIDVFCRLKHFSIITYAIDPQRFDGLISERFKLDTIMIDGQEKGLLSVVPFVDVDFTSAVYPFPKFTMGQTNYRIYVIDTVTGEKCVWFLGTTLDSWTLFVPRLLWNLPWYSGKVMFDCEYDEKLACYTKYRMETQAEWASASVELAHNLDDTITLPGFPDLETGMVYLTHPLNGFFYRRDGKLGSYQVWHKQLNVSPGRLINARFDLLIRLGLLTESEQQSPYNVLIYPINEFTVYLPPRQVR
- the thrS gene encoding threonine--tRNA ligase; protein product: MPVITLPDGSQRQYDHAVSVMDIARDIGPGLAKACIAGRINGERIDACDLIENDANLEIITAKDDDGLEIIRHSCAHLLGHAIKQLWPDTKMAIGPTIDNGFYYDVDIDRTLNQEDIDLLEQRMMELVKKDYDVIKKKVSWQEARDTFESRGEIYKLRILDENISRDAHPALYHHEEYIDMCRGPHVPNMRFCHNFKLQKVSGAYWRGDSNNKMLQRIYGTAWADKKQLAAYLLRLEEAAKRDHRRIGKQLDLYHMQEEAPGMVFWHNDGWTIFRELEAFVRMKLREYDYQEVKGPFMMDRVLWEKTGHWENYKEAMFTTSSENREYCIKPMNCPGHVQIFNQGLKSYRDLPLRMAEFGSCHRNEPSGSLHGLMRVRGFTQDDAHIFCTEEQVREEVTSCIKMVYDLYSTFGFENISVKLSTRPAKRIGTDAMWDRAEHDLAEALTANGLEFDYQPGEGAFYGPKIEFTLHDSLDRAWQCGTVQLDFSLPERLSASFVGEDNERHVPVMIHRAILGSLERFIGILTEECAGFFPTWLAPQQVVVMNITDAQAGYVEELTKKLQAAGIRAKADLRNEKIGFKIREHTLRRVPYMLVCGDKEVEAGKIAVRTRRGKDLGSLDVSYVIEKLQQEIRSRSLNQLEE
- a CDS encoding YniB family protein, whose translation is MTHQQASTVALIKRIAGIIIFIPAFISTIISVLKYLVAPKTNMQEMTAMIMDFLQVIIKIARQYTSFLEYFWVNSPIPDISNWSASGSVWFIVIFLLMFVGLALQASGARLAKRVYNVREGVRERAILEAMNGDEARSFKDLEKLISIPNTSIFAQFGLLYVSPVLWGIFIYIILYLINRL
- a CDS encoding fructosamine kinase family protein, yielding MWQSVSRLLSEYLGEAYTITEKEELSGGDIHHARRVSNGKKEVFIKYDTRDILPIFNAEFDQLTALAKSGTVRVPEVYGVGYDRDFSFLLLEYLPLKPLDAHHAYCLGQQLARLHQWSDQPQFGLDFDSDLATTPQPNRWQRYWNVFFAEQRIGWQLQLADEKGLHYGDIDTIIDIVSHRLKSHHPQPSLLHGDLWPANCGVSAVGPIIFDPACYWGDRECDLAMLPLYPDLPPQIYDGYQSVWPLPASFIDRQPLYQLYYLLNRANLFGGEHIQVAQQAVEQLFGDEL
- the purR gene encoding HTH-type transcriptional repressor PurR — encoded protein: MATIKDVAKHAGVSTTTVSHVINKTRFVAEDTKAAVWAAIKELSYSPSAVARSLKVNNTKTIGLLATASGSPYFAEVIQAVEEACYKKGYTLILCNTQNDLEKQQAYLAMLAQKRVDGLLVMCSEYHPPLLSLLENYHAIPMMVMDWNKHSNFTDNIEDNGFHGGYLAARYLIDRGHREIATITGQLNEFTGRERHKGFLHALKEANIEILPEWIIEADFQPQEGYDGVMKLMKLKKRPTALFCGGDVIAMGALCAAGDMGFSVPEDISVIGYDNIRHTRFYNPPLTTIQQPKESLAVMALDMLLDRIINKRETSHSIELHPELVERKSVTDGPYLKK
- the cydH gene encoding cytochrome bd-I oxidase subunit CydH — its product is MNFGAFDTKVQEISWKNRFGVYIFVKRFTMIPVSNHVYIKEKDMSAELRWSLSTVVFALFVIVTYSLIAVTH